TCGGAGCACGCCGTGCAAAATCTCAAGCAACAGGTCCAGGCGCCTTCGCTACGGCCAGCAATCTACTTGGAGGGACGCTGATGTCGTCGTTTCCCGCCGCCGCGCAAGCCTGCAAGCGCTGCCTTTATACGACCGACCATCCACTCGGGCTGACGCTCGACGATGAAGGCATCTGCTCGGGTTGCCGCATCCACGAAGAGAAGGACTGTCTTGACTGGCAGGCACGCTGGCGGCGCCTCGAGGAACTCGTGCGGCCACACCGCAGCCGCGCCGGCAACTACGACTGCATCGTTCCGGTCTCGGGCGCCAACGATTCCTATTTTATCGTGCACACGGTCAAGGAGAGGCTTGGGCTCAATCCGCTGCTGGTGACCTACAACAAGTACTTCAATACGCCGCTTGGCATCCGCAACCTGGCCAACCTGCGCATCCGCTTCAACTGCGACATTCTCTACCAGAACGTCAATCCGCTCTCGGTACGGGCGATCACGCGCGCCAGCCTGCGCCAGTTCGGCAGCATCTACTGGCCGTGCATCGCCGGGCAGACGGTTTTTCCAGTGCAGACCGCGGTGCGCTACGGCATTCCGCTGATCGTCTGGGGCGCCCACCAGGGCCTCGAGCAAGTCGGCATGTTCTCACACGAGCACGAAGTCGAAATGACGCGGCGCTACCGCAAGGACCACGACCTGATGGGCTGCGAAGCCGATGATCTACTCTGCATTTTCGACACGTTGCGCGAGGAAGACGTCTGGCAGTACCGCTATCCGGACGACCGTTCGCTCCACGCTACCGGCGTCACCGGCATCTACCTCGGCAACTACGTGCGATGGGATCCAAAGGCGCAACACGAGGAAATGATGCGCCGGTACGGCTACCGCAGCGCCGCGTGCGCGCGCACCTTCGATTGCTACGACCATGTCGACTGCTACAACTACATCGATCTGCACGACCAGATCAAGCTCTATAAGCACGGCTATTCGAAAGTGACCGACCATGCATGTCGCGAGATCCGGCACGGCCGCCTGACCCGCGTGCAGGCTCTGGCGCTGGTGCGGCGTTACGAGCAGGTCCCGTCGCGCTTTTCGAAGTTGTTCATGGACTGGCTCGGCGTCACCGAGTCGTCGCTGCAGTTCCTCATGGATCAGCACCGTAACCTCCGCCACTGGACTTCGACAGAACCAGGCCAGTGGGCCTTCAAAGGCGCAAGTACCCGCGAGCCCTGGGACGACGCCGACACCGCTGCGGCGATTCCCGCGCGCGCTCACTTCGAGGCCACCGACCCGTGGCCGACCGAGAACGCGAAATACATCGTCATCGGCAAGGGCTATCCCTAGCCACGCCTGGAAACCTAAATGGCATTCATCAAGACCGATCTTACGATCATCTATTGCGATTCCCGGCGCCGGGATTCGACCGTCGCCATCCTGCTTCAGGAACTGCTGAAGCAGCGCGGGCAGCTGAGCTTCGTCGCCTCGCGACGCAACTTCTCGAAGATCCTGAAGCTCGCGACGCCGTCCAACATCGTCATGATCGGCCAGATCAACATCGTCTACGACCTAGTTTACGACGGCAAGATCTTGAAGGAGCGTTTCAGGGACACAAACATCTACTTCTACCCTTCCGAAGGGTATGCCACCGACAACGAGTACCACATGATGTACCCGGGGCGCTTCAACTATCGGGATACGAAGAAAATCTTTTTCTGGGGCCGCGAAAGCTTAGAGTGGGTCAAGCGCCATCTTGACGTCGCCCCCGAAACGCTCGACAACACCGGCTATCCACGCACGCGCATGGCGCGTGTCTACGCCGCCCTGCGCGGCCCGGAGAAAGTGCCCAAGATCGGCATCGTCGGCCGCTTCGCGATGCTCAACGACCTCTACGGCGTGCTGCCGATGGAGTATGTCGTCACCGAGTTCGCGCTCGCCAAGGAGCAATACAAAGGCGCGATGGTGTCGCGTCTGCACGTCGAATCCGAGACGATCGCGACGATTCTGCGCGCGGTCGACTTCATCATGAAGAACACCGACTACCGGGTCAGC
The uncultured Propionivibrio sp. DNA segment above includes these coding regions:
- a CDS encoding N-acetyl sugar amidotransferase, whose product is MSSFPAAAQACKRCLYTTDHPLGLTLDDEGICSGCRIHEEKDCLDWQARWRRLEELVRPHRSRAGNYDCIVPVSGANDSYFIVHTVKERLGLNPLLVTYNKYFNTPLGIRNLANLRIRFNCDILYQNVNPLSVRAITRASLRQFGSIYWPCIAGQTVFPVQTAVRYGIPLIVWGAHQGLEQVGMFSHEHEVEMTRRYRKDHDLMGCEADDLLCIFDTLREEDVWQYRYPDDRSLHATGVTGIYLGNYVRWDPKAQHEEMMRRYGYRSAACARTFDCYDHVDCYNYIDLHDQIKLYKHGYSKVTDHACREIRHGRLTRVQALALVRRYEQVPSRFSKLFMDWLGVTESSLQFLMDQHRNLRHWTSTEPGQWAFKGASTREPWDDADTAAAIPARAHFEATDPWPTENAKYIVIGKGYP